The Falco naumanni isolate bFalNau1 chromosome 1, bFalNau1.pat, whole genome shotgun sequence genome window below encodes:
- the LOC121085985 gene encoding histone PARylation factor 1 isoform X1, translating into MAARLSPPCLAPSSSRRRAGHRGLTAFALLPPRCPLGRRHAGSSPGLTQPAGYRWASPQPGPEQARSGAALMYSCVSPLLEARIHLAAGRLGRTGSPCAPPLPRAGARAGSGSRAAPLRGRSLLRQAPATPLPYGRLAPSPSADAAPPRAGTCEKNGDVKKRRSDQADIPDNLRQEAETCYRLRLPEDFYQFWKFCEELDPEKPSDALMSSVGLRLVGPYDILAGKHKKAKSTDLNFNIHWRFFYDPPEFQTILVGDSKTQYHMGYFRDVPDELPVWVGANEAKKGCVISQVGDNVFAAVKLFLSKRLKEMTDKKKIAILKDIDEKLSRTAKELGYSLEQKTMKMKQRDKKVVTKAFHGAGLVVPVDKNDVGYRELPETNANLKKICKAIVDAPTDDERLKAFAPIQEMLTFVQFANDECDYGMGYELGMDLFCYGSHYFHKTVGQLLPLAYRLLRRDLFAEIIEAHLDHRRREAPDQLAA; encoded by the exons ATGGCTGCAAGGCTGTCGCCTCCTTGTCTGGCACCCAGCTCCAGCCGAAGGCGTGCTGGCCACCGAGGGTTAACTGCGTTCGCTCTCctcccgccccgctgccccctcGGGCGCCGCCATGCCGGTTCCAGCCCGGGGCTAACGCAGCCCGCGGGGTACCGCTGGGCCTCCCCTCAGCCAGGTCCGGAGCAGGCTCGCTCGGGCGCTGCGCTGATGTACAGCTGCGTGTCGCCCTTGCTAGAAGCGCGCATTCACCTTGCGGCAGGGCGCCTAGGTAGGACGGGAAGTCCCTgcgccccgccgctgccccgggctggggcGCGGGCTGGCAGCGGCAGCCGCGCCGCCCCCCTGCGAGGCCGCTCCCTCCTCCGGCAGGCACCCGCCACACCGCTGCCTTACGGCCggctggcccccagcccctccgcggatgccgccccgccgcgggcgggCACG TGTGAAAAAAATGGAGACGTCAAGAAGAGAAGGTCAGATCAGGCAGATATCCCCGATAATCTTCGTCAAGAAGCAGAAACATGCTATCGACTTAGGCTGCCTGAAGATTTCTATCAGTTTTGGAAGTTTTGTGAGGAACTAGATCCTGAGAAACCAAGTG ATGCACTTATGTCAAGTGTTGGACTTAGGCTGGTTGGACCATATGATATTcttgctggaaaacacaaaaaagcaaaatcaacaGATCTGAACTTCAATATTCATTGGAGATTCTTCTATGATCCCCCAGAATTCCAGACTATACTTGTTGGGGATAGCAAAACACAGTATCACATGGGAtatttcag GGATGTGCCTGATGAGCTGCCAGTGTGGGTTGGTGCAAATGAAGCCAAGAAGGGCTGTGTGATTTCACAAGTTGGTGATAATGTCTTTGCCGCAGTCAA attatttttgtcaaaaagactgaaggaaatgaccgataaaaagaaaattgctatTTTGAAAGACATAGATGAAAAACTAtcaagaacagcaaaagaaCTGGGTTATTCTCTGGAACAAAAAACCATGAAGATGAAACAGAGAGATAAGAAA GTGGTGACCAAAGCATTTCATGGAGCAGGCCTAGTTGTTCCTGTAGACAAAAATGATGTTGGATACAGAGAACTTCCCGAAACAAATG ctaatctgaaaaaaatctgtaaggCCATTGTTGATGCTCCTACTGATGATGAGAGACTGAAGGCCTTTGCACCCATTCAGGAAATGCTGACCTTCGTCCAGTTTGCTAATGATGAATGTGACTATGGAATGGGGTACGAGCTGGGAATGGACCTGTTTTGCTATGGATCACAT TACTTCCACAAGACggtggggcagctgctgccgctGGCGTACAGGCTGCTGCGGAGGGACCTCTTCGCCGAGATCATCGAGGCGCACCTGGACCACCGCCGGCGGGAGGCGCCGGACCAGCTGGCGGCCtga
- the LOC121085985 gene encoding histone PARylation factor 1 isoform X2, giving the protein MTGGGKRRPRGAAGPAGEQCEKNGDVKKRRSDQADIPDNLRQEAETCYRLRLPEDFYQFWKFCEELDPEKPSDALMSSVGLRLVGPYDILAGKHKKAKSTDLNFNIHWRFFYDPPEFQTILVGDSKTQYHMGYFRDVPDELPVWVGANEAKKGCVISQVGDNVFAAVKLFLSKRLKEMTDKKKIAILKDIDEKLSRTAKELGYSLEQKTMKMKQRDKKVVTKAFHGAGLVVPVDKNDVGYRELPETNANLKKICKAIVDAPTDDERLKAFAPIQEMLTFVQFANDECDYGMGYELGMDLFCYGSHYFHKTVGQLLPLAYRLLRRDLFAEIIEAHLDHRRREAPDQLAA; this is encoded by the exons ATGACAGGTGGCGGGAAGCGGAGGCCGCGCGGGGCGGCAGGCCCGGCCGGCGAGCAG TGTGAAAAAAATGGAGACGTCAAGAAGAGAAGGTCAGATCAGGCAGATATCCCCGATAATCTTCGTCAAGAAGCAGAAACATGCTATCGACTTAGGCTGCCTGAAGATTTCTATCAGTTTTGGAAGTTTTGTGAGGAACTAGATCCTGAGAAACCAAGTG ATGCACTTATGTCAAGTGTTGGACTTAGGCTGGTTGGACCATATGATATTcttgctggaaaacacaaaaaagcaaaatcaacaGATCTGAACTTCAATATTCATTGGAGATTCTTCTATGATCCCCCAGAATTCCAGACTATACTTGTTGGGGATAGCAAAACACAGTATCACATGGGAtatttcag GGATGTGCCTGATGAGCTGCCAGTGTGGGTTGGTGCAAATGAAGCCAAGAAGGGCTGTGTGATTTCACAAGTTGGTGATAATGTCTTTGCCGCAGTCAA attatttttgtcaaaaagactgaaggaaatgaccgataaaaagaaaattgctatTTTGAAAGACATAGATGAAAAACTAtcaagaacagcaaaagaaCTGGGTTATTCTCTGGAACAAAAAACCATGAAGATGAAACAGAGAGATAAGAAA GTGGTGACCAAAGCATTTCATGGAGCAGGCCTAGTTGTTCCTGTAGACAAAAATGATGTTGGATACAGAGAACTTCCCGAAACAAATG ctaatctgaaaaaaatctgtaaggCCATTGTTGATGCTCCTACTGATGATGAGAGACTGAAGGCCTTTGCACCCATTCAGGAAATGCTGACCTTCGTCCAGTTTGCTAATGATGAATGTGACTATGGAATGGGGTACGAGCTGGGAATGGACCTGTTTTGCTATGGATCACAT TACTTCCACAAGACggtggggcagctgctgccgctGGCGTACAGGCTGCTGCGGAGGGACCTCTTCGCCGAGATCATCGAGGCGCACCTGGACCACCGCCGGCGGGAGGCGCCGGACCAGCTGGCGGCCtga